AATGCCGCGTTCTGGGGTCACAAGAACCCAGATCAGCTGGCGCCGGTGTATTCCGACCTGTCCCGAGTGCCGCTGTGGGTCGAGGAGACCTTGCGTTATGACACCTCCAGCCAGATCCTGGCCCGCGTCGTCTCCGGGCCGCTGGAACTGTATGGCATCACCATCCCCGAAGGCGACGTCATGCTGCTGCTGCCCGGATCGGCGCACCGTGACGAGCGTGTCTTCGACAATCCCGACGACTATGTGATCGGTCGCGAGATCGGTTCCAAGTTATTGAGTTTCGGTAGCGGCGCGCACTTCTGCCTGGGTGCGCACCTGGCCCGGATGGAAGCCCGCGTGGCGCTCACCGAACTGTTCAAGCGAATCCGTGGCTATCAGGTCGACGAGGCCAATGCCGTCCGCGTCCACTCCAGCAATGTCCGCGGGTTCGCCCACTTACCCATGACCGTGGAGGTTTCCTAGATGCCCCGCTTCGATCCGCACCCCGCGCGCCGGCCCGCAATCGTCGCGGGCGCGTCCTCGGGTATCGGTGCTGCCACCGCGATCGAGCTTGCGGCGCATGGGTTTCCGGTGGCCCTAGGGGCACGGCGCGTTCAGAAGTGCCAGGAGATCGTCGACCAGATCCGCGCCGACGGCGGCGAGGCCGTCGCGCTGCCACTCGACGTCACCGACCCCGAATCGGTGAAGAACTTCGTCCACCAATCGACCGAACAGCTCGGCGACATTGAGGTGCTGGTTACTGGGGCCGGCGATACGTACTTCGGCAAGCTGCATGAGATCGACACCGAGACATTCGAATCGCAGCTGCAGATCCACCTGATCGGAGCGTACCGGCTGGCCACCGCGGTCCTTGGGGGCATGATCCAACGCCAGCGCGGCGACCTGATCTTTGTCGGGTCGGATGTGGCGCTGCGCCAACGCCCGCACATGGGCGCCTACGGTGCGGCCAAGGCCGCGCTGGTGGCGATGGTCACCAACCTGCAGATGGAACTCGAGGGCACCGGCGTGCGGGCCTCGATTGTGCATCCCGGTCCGACCAAGACGGGGATGGGCTGGAGCCTGCCGGCCGAGCTGATCGGCCCGGCGCTGGAGGACTGGGCCAAATGGGGGCAGGCCCGCCACGACTATTTTCTGCGCGCGGCCGACCTCGCCCGGGCGATCACATTCGTCGCGGAGACACCACGCGGTGGCTTCGTGGTCAACATGGAACTTCAGCCCGAAGCTCCATTGGCTGCGACGAAAGAACGCCAGCAGCTCAAAGTCGATGAGGAAGCCCTGAATTCATGACAAGCCGCGAAACGACGCTGCGGCGCCGAAGCACGAGCGCCAAGGAGAAGTGAGCAAATGACCACTGCGATGGTGCCGCGAGTCTCCGGCGGCGAAGAAGAACACGGCCATCTCGAGGAATTCCGCACCGACCCGATCGGTCTCATGCAACGGGTGCGTGACGAGTGTGGAGATGTCGGCTGGTTCCAGCTGGCTGACAAGCACGTCATCCTGCTGTCCGGCGCCGGAGCCAACGAGTTCTTCTTCCGTTCCGCCGACGAGGATCTCGACCAGGCTGAGGCATACCCCTTCATGACACCGATCTTTGGCAAAGGTGTCGTGTTCGACGCCAGCCCAGAGCGGCGCAAGGAGATGCTGCACAACTCGGCGCTGCGCGGCGAACACATGAAGGGCCATGCCACCACCATCGAAGGCGAAGTCAAACTCATGGTGGCCGATTGGGGCGACGAGGGCGAGATCGACCTGCTGGACTTCTTCGCCGAGCTGACCATCTACACCTCGACCGCGTGCCTGATCGGGCTGAAGTTCCGCAATCAGCTGGACGGTCGGTTCGCCCACTTCTACCACCAGCTCGAGCGCGGCACCGACCCGCTGTGCTACGTCGACCCGTACCTGCCGATCGAGAGCTTCAAGATCCGCGACGAAGCCCGCGTCGGCCTGGTAGCCCTGGTTCAAGAGATCATGAACCAGCGAATCGCCAACCCGCCCAAAGATAAAACCGATCGCGACATGCTCGACGTGTTGGTGTCGATCAAGGACGAGGAGGGCAACCTGCGCTTCTCCGCCGACGAGGT
The nucleotide sequence above comes from Mycobacterium vicinigordonae. Encoded proteins:
- a CDS encoding SDR family oxidoreductase, with the protein product MPRFDPHPARRPAIVAGASSGIGAATAIELAAHGFPVALGARRVQKCQEIVDQIRADGGEAVALPLDVTDPESVKNFVHQSTEQLGDIEVLVTGAGDTYFGKLHEIDTETFESQLQIHLIGAYRLATAVLGGMIQRQRGDLIFVGSDVALRQRPHMGAYGAAKAALVAMVTNLQMELEGTGVRASIVHPGPTKTGMGWSLPAELIGPALEDWAKWGQARHDYFLRAADLARAITFVAETPRGGFVVNMELQPEAPLAATKERQQLKVDEEALNS
- a CDS encoding cytochrome P450 encodes the protein MTTAMVPRVSGGEEEHGHLEEFRTDPIGLMQRVRDECGDVGWFQLADKHVILLSGAGANEFFFRSADEDLDQAEAYPFMTPIFGKGVVFDASPERRKEMLHNSALRGEHMKGHATTIEGEVKLMVADWGDEGEIDLLDFFAELTIYTSTACLIGLKFRNQLDGRFAHFYHQLERGTDPLCYVDPYLPIESFKIRDEARVGLVALVQEIMNQRIANPPKDKTDRDMLDVLVSIKDEEGNLRFSADEVTGMFISLMFAGHHTSSGTSAWTLIELMRHPDAYDAVVNELDELYADGQEVSFHALRQIPKLENVLKETLRLHPPLIILMRVAQGEFEVQGYPIHKGDFVAASPAISNRIPEDFPNPDSFDPDRYEKPRQEDLVNRWTWIPFGAGRHRCVGAAFAQMQIKAIFSVLLREYEFEMAQPADSYHNDHSKMVVQLARPAKVRYRKRSS